A DNA window from Hordeum vulgare subsp. vulgare chromosome 1H, MorexV3_pseudomolecules_assembly, whole genome shotgun sequence contains the following coding sequences:
- the LOC123420026 gene encoding sugar transporter ERD6-like 4 produces MNGGGGGDDSGSDHEGGGAGARKPLLLKNTGSWYRMAGSSSRQSVGASSMAVLRESHVSALLCTLIVALGPVQFGFTCGFSSPTQDAMIRDLGLSISQFSAFGSLSNVGAMVGAIASGQMAEHIGRKGSLMIAAIPNIIGWLAISFANDSSFLYMGRLLEGFGVGVISYTVPVYIAEISPQSTRGALGSVNQLSITLGIFLAYVLGMFVPWRLLAVLGTLPCTLLIPGLFFIPESPRWLAKMNLMDDFETSLQVLRGFETDITAEVNDIKRAVASANKKATVRFQELNQKKYRTPLLIGTGLLVLQNLCGINGILFYASRIFRAAGFTNGDLATCALGAIQVLATGVTTSLLDKAGRRMLLIISTAGTTLSLLAVSVAFFLKDNLPHDSHSDYILSMVSLVALVAYIITFSFGMGAIPWLIMSEILPVGIKSFAGSFATLANMLTSFGVTMTANLLLSWSAGGTFASYMVVSAFTLVFVILWVPETKGRTLEEIQWSFR; encoded by the exons AtgaacggcggcggcgggggcgacgacAGCGGCAGCGACCAtgagggcggcggcgcgggcgcGCGGAAGCCGCTGCTGCTCAAGAACACGGGGAGCTGGTACAGGATGGCGGGGTCGTCGTCGCGCCAGTCGGTCGGCGCCTCCTCCATGGCGGTGCTCCGCGAGTCCCACGTCTCCGCGCTCCTCTGCACGCTCATCGTCGCCCTCGGCCCCGTCCAGTTCGGCTTCACCTGCGGCTTCTCCTCGCCCACCCAGGACGCCATGATCCGCGACCTCGGCCTCTCCATCTCCCAG TTCTCGGCGTTCGGCTCGCTGTCCAACGTCGGCGCCATGGTCGGCGCCATCGCCAGCGGCCAGATGGCCGAGCACATTGGCCGCAAAGGG TCGTTGATGATCGCGGCGATTCCCAACATCATCGGTTGGCTCGCCATCTCATTCGCGAAT GACTCGTCGTTTCTCTACATGGGCCGGTTGCTTGAAGGATTTGGTGTTGGTGTCATATCCTACACG GTACCTGTATACATAGCAGAGATATCTCCTCAGAGCACGAGAGGAGCGCTTGGCTCTGTGAACCAG CTATCTATCACACTTGGCATCTTCTTGGCCTATGTGCTAGGCATGTTTGTTCCTTGGAGGCTGCTGGCAGTACTAG GGACCTtgccttgtacattgttgattcctgGTCTATTCTTCATTCCGGAGTCTCCAAGATGGCTG GCAAAGATGAACTTGATGGATGATTTCGAGACTTCTCTGCAAGTTTTGAGGGGTTTCGAGACCGACATCACTGCGGAAGTAAATGATATAAAG AGAGCCGTAGCGTCAGCAAACAAAAAGGCCACGGTCCGTTTTCAAGAGCTAAATCAAAAGAAGTATCGAACTCCCTTACTA ATAGGAACTGGCCTTCTAGTACTTCAAAATCTATGTGGGATAAATGGCATACTGTTCTATGCAAGTAGAATATTCAGAGCTGCAG GGTTCACAAACGGTGACCTGGCCACATGTGCACTTGGAGCTATTCAG GTTCTCGCCACGGGAGTTACAACCTCGTTGCTAGATAAAGCTGGCCGACGGATGCTCCTTATT ATCTCCACTGCAGGGACGACTCTAAGCCTTCTTGCAGTTTCTGTTGCATTTTTCCTCAAG GATAATCTACCGCATGATTCTCACTCGGACTACATCTTAAGTATGGTGTCCTTGGTGGCTCTTGTG GCTTATATCATCACCTTCTCCTTCGGCATGGGTGCCATTCCATGGCTCATAATGTCTGAG ATCCTTCCGGTCGGCATCAAGAGTTTCGCCGGGAGCTTTGCGACGCTGGCCAACATGCTCACTTCCTTCGGGGTGACGATGACAGCAAACCTACTACTGAGCTGGAGCGCTGGCG GGACTTTCGCGTCGTACATGGTCGTGAGCGCGTTCACCCTCGTGTTCGTCATACTTTGGGTGCCGGAGACCAAGGGGAGGACCCTGGAGGAGATACAGTGGTCGTTCCGGTGA
- the LOC123420042 gene encoding flavonoid O-methyltransferase-like protein Os11g0303600 → MDMVTSMPLEANSNGQILQAEAELFCHSFGYLKSMALQSVVKLRIPDVLHRYGGAASLPELLSTVPIHPNKLPYLPRLMKMLAAAGIFTAEDVPATVGDGEPTTLYHLNAVSRLLVDDASVNGGASMSPCVLLGTVPLFLGASLKLHEWLQSEEQATTETPFMLAHGGTLYGIGGRDSEFNTVFNKAMGASSEFVAALAVRECRDVFAGIKSLVDVAGGNGTTARTIAEAFPYVKCSVLDLPQVIQGISSHGTVEFVAGDMMEFVPPAEAVLLKYVLHNWSDQDCVKILTRCREAISHGEKAGKVIIIDTVVGSPSQQILESQVTMDLSMMMLFNGKVREEQNWHKIFLEAGFSHYKIHNVLGMRSLIEVQP, encoded by the exons atGGACATGGTCACATCCATGCCATTGGAAGCCAACTCGAACGGGCAGATACTGCAAGCCGAGGCAGAGCTTTTTTGCCACTCCTTTGGCTACCTCAAGTCCATGGCACTGCAAAGTGTTGTGAAGCTTAGAATCCCTGATGTCCTGCATCGCTACGGTGGTGCGGCCTCATTGCCTGAGCTTCTCTCTACCGTTCCTATACATCCAAACAAACTCCCCTACCTGCCTCGGCTCATGAAGATGCTAGCTGCGGCAGGAATCTTCACGGCTGAGGATGTCCCTGCCACCGTAGGCGACGGGGAACCAACCACTCTGTACCATCTCAACGCAGTGTCTCGCCTCCTCGTCGATGACGCCAGCGTGAACGGCGGCGCGTCTATGTCGCCATGCGTGCTCCTGGGCACGGTGCCTTTGTTCCTGGGCGCCTCCTTGAAGCTGCACGAGTGGCTCCAGAGCGAGGAACAGGCTACGACGGAGACACCGTTCATGCTGGCTCATGGCGGGACCTTGTATGGCATCGGTGGCCGTGACTCCGAATTCAACACTGTGTTCAATAAGGCAATGGGAGCTAGCAGCGAGTTCGTGGCCGCACTTGCTGTCCGTGAATGCAGAGATGTGTTCGCAGGGATAAAATCGCTCGTTGACGTTGCTGGTGGGAACGGCACCACCGCCAGAACCATCGCCGAGGCTTTCCCTTATGTCAAGTGCTCCGTGTTGGATCTCCCACAGGTGATACAAGGAATCTCTTCTCATGGTACGGTTGAGTTTGTTGCTGGTGACATGATGGAGTTCGTGCCACCCGCTGAAGCTGTTCTTCTCAAG TATGTGCTGCATAACTGGAGTGATCAGGACTGCGTGAAGATATTGACACGATGTAGGGAGGCCATCTCCCACGGAGAGAAAGCTGGTAAAGTGATAATCATCGACACGGTGGTTGGATCGCCCTCACAGCAAATACTTGAAAGTCAAGTCACCATGGACTTGTCCATGATGATGTTATTCAATGGTAAAGTACGGGAGGAGCAAAATTGGCACAAGATATTCCTGGAAGCGGGATTTAGTCACTACAAAATTCACAACGTCCTAGGAATGCGGTCCCTCATTGAAGTCCAGCCATAG